In the Choloepus didactylus isolate mChoDid1 chromosome 5, mChoDid1.pri, whole genome shotgun sequence genome, one interval contains:
- the LOC119534873 gene encoding oxysterol-binding protein-related protein 9-like isoform X2, with protein MVESIKHCIVLLQIAKDQSNAEKHADGVIITINPVDAIYQPSPLEPVISTMPSQTVLPPEPVQLCESEQHPSSLPVGPVLATLGHHQTPTPNSTGSGNSPPSSSLTSPSHVNLSPNTVPEFSYSSSEDEFYDADEFHQSSSSPKRLIDSSGSASVLTHSSSGNSLKRPDTTESLNSSMSNGTSDADLFDSHDDRDDEGDAGSVEEHKSVIMHLLSQVRLGMDLTKVVLPTFILERRSLLEMYADFFAHLDLFVSISDQKNPRNRMVQVVKWYLSAFHAGRKGSVAKKPYNPILGEIFQCHWTLPNDTEENTELVSEGPVPWVSKNSVTFVAEQVSHHPPISAFYAECFNRKIQFNAHIWTKSKFLGMSIGVHNIGQGCVSCLDYDEHYILTSPNDYGRSILTVPWVELGGECNINCSKTGYSANIIFHTKPFYGGKKHRITAEIFSPNDKKSFCSVKGEWNGVMYAKYATGENTVFIDTKKLPIIKKKVRKLEDQNEYESRCLWKDVTFNLKIRDIDAATEAKHRLEERQRAEARERKEKEIQWETRLFHEDGECWVYDEPLLKRLGAAKH; from the coding sequence ATGGTAGAATCAATTAAACACTGCATTGTGTTGCTGCAGATTGCTAAAGACCAGAGTAATGCCGAGAAGCACGCAGATGGAGTTATAATTACTATTAATCCTGTAGATGCAATATATCAGCCTAGTCCCTTGGAACCTGTGATCAGCACAATGCCTTCTCAGACTGTCTTACCTCCAGAACCTGTTCAGTTGTGTGAGTCAGAGCAGCACCCATCTTCGCTACCAGTTGGACCTGTCTTAGCTACCCTGGGACATCATCAGACTCCAACACCAAATAGTACAGGCAGTGGGAACTCACCACCTAGTAGCAGTCTAACGTCTCCAAGCCATGTCAACTTGTCTCCAAATACAGTTCCAGAGTTCTCTTATTCTAGCAGTGAGGATGAATTCTATGATGCTGATGAATTCCATCAAAGCAGCTCATCCCCAAAGCGCTTAATTGATTCCTCTGGATCTGCCTCCGTTTTGACACATAGCAGCTCAGGAAATAGTCTAAAGCGCCCAGATACCACAGAATCACTGAATTCTTCCATGTCCAATGGAACAAGTGATGCTGACCTTTTCGACTCACATGATGACAGAGATGATGAAGGGGACGCAGGGTCAGTGGAAGAGCACAAGAGTGTTATCATGCATCTCTTGTCACAAGTTAGGCTTGGAATGGATCTTACTAAGGTAGTTCTTCCAACATTTATTCTTGAAAGAAGATCTCTTTTAGAGATGTATGCAGACTTCTTTGCTCATCTGGACCTGTTTGTGAGCATTAGTGACCAGAAGAATCCTAGGAATCGAATGGTTCAggttgtgaaatggtacctcTCAGCCTTTCATGCAGGAAGGAAAGGATCAGTTGCCAAAAAGCCATACAACCCTATTTTGGGCGAGATATTTCAATGTCATTGGACATTACCAAATGACACTGAAGAGAACACAGAGCTAGTTTCAGAAGGACCAGTTCCTTGGGTTTCCAAAAACAGTGTAACATTCGTGGCTGAGCAAGTTTCCCATCATCCACCCATTTCAGCCTTCTATGCTGAGTGTTTTAACAGGAAGATACAATTCAATGCTCACATATGGACCAAATCAAAATTCCTTGGGATGTCAATTGGCGTACACAACATAGGGCAGGGCTGTGTCTCTTGTCTAGATTATGACGAACATTACATTCTCACATCTCCCAATGATTACGGAAGATCTATCCTCACAGTGCCCTGGGTGGAGCTAGGAGGAGAATGCAATATTAATTGTTCCAAAACGGGCTATAGTGCAAATATCATCTTCCACACTAAACCTTtttatggaggcaagaagcacaGAATTACTGCTGAGATTTTTTCTCCAAATGACAAGAAGTCTTTTTGCTCAGTTAAAGGGGAATGGAATGGTGTAATGTATGCAAAATATGCAACAGGGGAAAATACAGTCTTTATAGATACCAAGAAGTTGCctataatcaagaaaaaagtgaGGAAGTTGGAAGATCAGAATGAGTATGAATCCCGCTGCCTTTGGAAGGATGTCACTTTCAACTTAAAAATCAGAGACATTGATGCTGCAACTGAAGCAAAGCACAGACTTGAAGAACGACAAAGAGCAGAAGCccgagaaaggaaagagaaggaaattcaaTGGGAGACGAGGTTATTTCATGAAGATGGAGAATGTTGGGTTTATGATGAACCATTACTGAAACGTCTTGGAGCTGCCAAGCATTAG
- the LOC119534873 gene encoding oxysterol-binding protein-related protein 9-like isoform X1, whose product MVESIKHCIVLLQIAKITINPVDAIYQPSPLEPVISTMPSQTVLPPEPVQLCESEQHPSSLPVGPVLATLGHHQTPTPNSTGSGNSPPSSSLTSPSHVNLSPNTVPEFSYSSSEDEFYDADEFHQSSSSPKRLIDSSGSASVLTHSSSGNSLKRPDTTESLNSSMSNGTSDADLFDSHDDRDDEGDAGSVEEHKSVIMHLLSQVRLGMDLTKVVLPTFILERRSLLEMYADFFAHLDLFVSISDQKNPRNRMVQVVKWYLSAFHAGRKGSVAKKPYNPILGEIFQCHWTLPNDTEENTELVSEGPVPWVSKNSVTFVAEQVSHHPPISAFYAECFNRKIQFNAHIWTKSKFLGMSIGVHNIGQGCVSCLDYDEHYILTSPNDYGRSILTVPWVELGGECNINCSKTGYSANIIFHTKPFYGGKKHRITAEIFSPNDKKSFCSVKGEWNGVMYAKYATGENTVFIDTKKLPIIKKKVRKLEDQNEYESRCLWKDVTFNLKIRDIDAATEAKHRLEERQRAEARERKEKEIQWETRLFHEDGECWVYDEPLLKRLGAAKH is encoded by the exons ATGGTAGAATCAATTAAACACTGCATTGTGTTGCTGCAGATTGCTAA AATTACTATTAATCCTGTAGATGCAATATATCAGCCTAGTCCCTTGGAACCTGTGATCAGCACAATGCCTTCTCAGACTGTCTTACCTCCAGAACCTGTTCAGTTGTGTGAGTCAGAGCAGCACCCATCTTCGCTACCAGTTGGACCTGTCTTAGCTACCCTGGGACATCATCAGACTCCAACACCAAATAGTACAGGCAGTGGGAACTCACCACCTAGTAGCAGTCTAACGTCTCCAAGCCATGTCAACTTGTCTCCAAATACAGTTCCAGAGTTCTCTTATTCTAGCAGTGAGGATGAATTCTATGATGCTGATGAATTCCATCAAAGCAGCTCATCCCCAAAGCGCTTAATTGATTCCTCTGGATCTGCCTCCGTTTTGACACATAGCAGCTCAGGAAATAGTCTAAAGCGCCCAGATACCACAGAATCACTGAATTCTTCCATGTCCAATGGAACAAGTGATGCTGACCTTTTCGACTCACATGATGACAGAGATGATGAAGGGGACGCAGGGTCAGTGGAAGAGCACAAGAGTGTTATCATGCATCTCTTGTCACAAGTTAGGCTTGGAATGGATCTTACTAAGGTAGTTCTTCCAACATTTATTCTTGAAAGAAGATCTCTTTTAGAGATGTATGCAGACTTCTTTGCTCATCTGGACCTGTTTGTGAGCATTAGTGACCAGAAGAATCCTAGGAATCGAATGGTTCAggttgtgaaatggtacctcTCAGCCTTTCATGCAGGAAGGAAAGGATCAGTTGCCAAAAAGCCATACAACCCTATTTTGGGCGAGATATTTCAATGTCATTGGACATTACCAAATGACACTGAAGAGAACACAGAGCTAGTTTCAGAAGGACCAGTTCCTTGGGTTTCCAAAAACAGTGTAACATTCGTGGCTGAGCAAGTTTCCCATCATCCACCCATTTCAGCCTTCTATGCTGAGTGTTTTAACAGGAAGATACAATTCAATGCTCACATATGGACCAAATCAAAATTCCTTGGGATGTCAATTGGCGTACACAACATAGGGCAGGGCTGTGTCTCTTGTCTAGATTATGACGAACATTACATTCTCACATCTCCCAATGATTACGGAAGATCTATCCTCACAGTGCCCTGGGTGGAGCTAGGAGGAGAATGCAATATTAATTGTTCCAAAACGGGCTATAGTGCAAATATCATCTTCCACACTAAACCTTtttatggaggcaagaagcacaGAATTACTGCTGAGATTTTTTCTCCAAATGACAAGAAGTCTTTTTGCTCAGTTAAAGGGGAATGGAATGGTGTAATGTATGCAAAATATGCAACAGGGGAAAATACAGTCTTTATAGATACCAAGAAGTTGCctataatcaagaaaaaagtgaGGAAGTTGGAAGATCAGAATGAGTATGAATCCCGCTGCCTTTGGAAGGATGTCACTTTCAACTTAAAAATCAGAGACATTGATGCTGCAACTGAAGCAAAGCACAGACTTGAAGAACGACAAAGAGCAGAAGCccgagaaaggaaagagaaggaaattcaaTGGGAGACGAGGTTATTTCATGAAGATGGAGAATGTTGGGTTTATGATGAACCATTACTGAAACGTCTTGGAGCTGCCAAGCATTAG